Proteins from a genomic interval of Lepeophtheirus salmonis unplaced genomic scaffold, UVic_Lsal_1.4 unplaced_contig_12437_pilon, whole genome shotgun sequence:
- the LOC121130822 gene encoding eukaryotic translation initiation factor 3 subunit I-like: SSLDNIVSLWNTEGTLLGTYEGHNGAVWSVDHLNDDVISGGDDSFKNPPKIQIFDSNSGINNFLENINVPTSITFFRNMGVFSDNIGNLNLFDIRQDKIIKTESLHSEKINEIKPSPCGTFFITSSDDKSAKIVDFDLNVIKTIESKDPVNSSCILRTNDKVVTAGGITATDVTLTGGNTRFDVNFYDVVTKTLVGYYSPHFGTINSVDVHSDCKSMITGGEDGIISITKFGNDFYEADYPN; the protein is encoded by the exons catCTAGTTTAGATAATATTGTTAGTCTTTGGAACACTGAAGGAACATTACTTGGTACATATGAGGGTCATAATGGTGCGGTTTGGAGTGTAGATCATTTAAATGATGATGTTATTAGCGGAGGAG ATGATTCATTTAAAAACCCTCCTAAGATACAGATATTTGATTCTAATAGTggaatcaataattttttagaaaacattaaTGTTCCAACATCAAtcacattttttagaaatatgggTGTTTTCTCTGATAATATTGGAAATCTGAATTTATTTGACATTAGACAAGACAAAATTATAAAGACTGAATCTTTacattctgaaaaaataaatgaaattaaaccaTCGCCTTGcggtactttttttataacttcttcTGATGATAAATCTGCAAAGATTGTAGACTTTGATCTAAATGTGATAAAAACCATAGAATCCAAGGATCCTGTAAATTCGAGTTGTATTCTTAGAACAAATGACAAGGTGGTAACTGCAGGTGGAATTACTGCTACAGATGTTACTCTAACAGGAGGTAATACTAGGTTTGATGTTAATTTCTACGATGTTGTAACAAAAACTTTAGTTGGATATTATAGTCCTCATTTCGGTACAATAAATTCCGTTGACGTTCATTCAGATTGTAAAAGCATGATAACGGGTGGTGAAGATGGAATAATCAGTATTACAAAATTTGGTAATGATTTTTACGAAGCAGATtatccaaattaa
- the LOC121130823 gene encoding uncharacterized protein — protein PQELSLTDFEDHFNKYGKINDLTIKSHIGFLNYDSENTAKEVLKLKHVIKGKDIEIDEGREYQNSNQGGYDSRRNERSFRSYNTPQRRDNYGYNNRYENDNKRFSNNSRDDCSYCRKCPDHGVRSYQQKERSEEMKKLDKFKMVIQNTPSFRNSYDLKNFAKSFDLNPTFAILFSGGRSGILEFSSIEEKMEAIKVLSNKNVYGNILGARDFYLDGENEKPKNHEGEEKKSSDLIYGDLDKYNKNS, from the coding sequence TCCCACAAGAATTAAGCTTAACAGACTTTGAAGATCATTTCAATAAATACGGTAAGATAAATGACCTAACAATTAAGTCACATATTGGTTTCCTGAATTATGATTCCGAAAACACCGCAAAAGAAGTCCTCAAATTAAAGCATGTCATAAAAGGAAAGGACATTGAAATTGACGAAGGAAGGGAATACCAAAACTCAAATCAAGGAGGTTACGATTCTAGAAGGAACGAAAGATCATTTAGAAGTTACAACACCCCCCAAAGAAGAGACAATTACGGCTATAATAACAGATATGAAAACGATAACAAAAGATTCAGCAATAACTCTAGGGATGATTGTTCATATTGTAGAAAATGTCCAGATCATGGAGTTAGGTCATATCAACAAAAGGAAAGATcagaagaaatgaaaaaactcGATAAATTCAAAATGGTGATCCAAAATACTCCTTCATTTAGGAATTCTTATGATCttaaaaattttgcaaaatcttTTGATTTGAATCCAACCTTCGCAATTCTTTTCTCCGGAGGAAGGTCTGGTATACTTGAATTTTCatctattgaagaaaaaatggagGCTATAAAAGTtcttagtaataaaaatgtttatggaaatattttagGTGCAAGAGATTTTTATCTTGATGGCGAGAAcgaaaaaccaaaaaatcatgaaggggaagaaaaaaagagttcagATTTAATTTATGGTGATTTAgataagtataataaaaatagttaa